One genomic region from Sinorhizobium numidicum encodes:
- the nifX gene encoding nitrogen fixation protein NifX — MSSIRRFSLVSDRFQKQMPERQAGALRIAIATQDLKGLNAHFGSARHFAVYDVLPHEWSFVEAIAFDEVSDESGTHRTEGDDRIAPKVAALKGCQLLFCLAIGGPSAAKVISAKIHPIKVPQPESIQHLLSRIQTMLRTAPPPWLRKVVAEAGAAKEKPCFESEG, encoded by the coding sequence ATGAGCTCCATTCGTCGTTTCTCGCTCGTCAGTGATCGGTTCCAGAAACAGATGCCGGAACGGCAGGCAGGCGCATTGCGCATAGCGATCGCCACTCAAGACCTGAAAGGACTGAACGCCCATTTCGGCTCGGCTAGACATTTTGCCGTTTATGACGTGCTGCCCCACGAGTGGAGTTTTGTGGAAGCGATTGCATTCGACGAAGTTTCTGACGAAAGCGGTACGCATCGAACCGAAGGTGATGACCGCATCGCTCCGAAAGTTGCAGCGTTGAAGGGCTGCCAGCTCTTATTTTGTCTCGCTATCGGCGGGCCTTCGGCAGCCAAGGTTATTTCGGCAAAGATTCATCCGATCAAAGTGCCGCAGCCTGAATCCATCCAGCACTTGCTTTCGCGCATCCAGACAATGCTCAGGACGGCTCCTCCACCTTGGCTACGCAAGGTGGTAGCGGAAGCAGGCGCCGCCAAAGAGAAACCCTGCTTCGAGAGCGAGGGCTGA
- a CDS encoding IS1182 family transposase yields MMGCQAVPAQLFYDFCLDEHVPADHLLRGIDRHLDLDSVRAQLKPFYSNTGRPSVDPELMMRMLIIGYSMGIRSERRLCEEVHLNLAYRWFCRLGLDGKVPDHSSFSKNRHGRFRQSDILRHMFETVVERCLAQGLVGAEGFAVDASLIAADANKQRSVPGTEWKAEDDAGRSVQEYLAVLDDAAFGAASPVTPKFISQSDPAAQWTGAHKGHAFFAYATNYLIDTDHGIILDVEATRAIRQAEVGASRTMIDRTENRFGLTPGYLAADSAYGSADNLAWLVKEKDIAPHIPVFDKSNRTDGTFSRSDFTWDGEGDRYICPAGKELVQFRRTYATPRSGITSEGTRLYRASKKDCDVCDLKQRCCPNAVARKVPRDLNEDARDVARAIAATPAYERSRHRRKKVEMLFAHLKRILRMARLRLRGPCGARDEFLLAATAQNLRRLAKLRPQRPPHGVIAA; encoded by the coding sequence ATGATGGGATGTCAGGCGGTTCCGGCGCAGCTCTTCTACGACTTCTGCCTCGATGAACATGTCCCTGCGGATCATCTGCTGCGCGGGATCGATCGTCACCTCGATCTCGATAGCGTTCGAGCACAGTTGAAGCCTTTCTATAGCAACACTGGTCGGCCCTCAGTTGATCCTGAGCTGATGATGCGAATGCTGATCATCGGCTACAGCATGGGTATCCGGTCGGAACGGCGACTTTGCGAGGAGGTCCATCTCAATCTCGCATATCGGTGGTTTTGCCGCCTTGGCCTGGACGGAAAGGTACCGGATCATTCCAGCTTTTCGAAGAACCGTCATGGCCGGTTCCGGCAAAGTGATATCCTCCGGCACATGTTTGAGACTGTGGTGGAACGGTGCCTTGCCCAAGGGCTGGTGGGAGCAGAAGGCTTTGCGGTTGATGCCAGCCTGATCGCGGCGGACGCCAACAAGCAGCGTTCGGTGCCCGGCACTGAATGGAAAGCCGAAGACGATGCTGGCCGCTCGGTTCAGGAGTATTTGGCGGTTCTGGATGACGCTGCTTTTGGCGCTGCCTCGCCGGTGACGCCGAAGTTCATTTCGCAATCCGACCCGGCAGCTCAGTGGACAGGTGCTCATAAGGGGCATGCCTTCTTCGCCTACGCCACCAATTATCTGATCGATACTGATCACGGTATCATTCTTGATGTCGAGGCGACGCGAGCGATCCGTCAGGCGGAGGTCGGAGCATCCCGCACGATGATCGACAGAACCGAGAACCGCTTCGGCTTGACGCCAGGCTATCTGGCAGCCGACAGCGCTTACGGTTCTGCTGACAATCTTGCCTGGCTGGTGAAGGAAAAGGACATCGCGCCGCACATTCCCGTGTTTGATAAATCCAACAGGACGGACGGGACCTTCTCGCGTTCGGACTTCACCTGGGATGGCGAGGGAGATCGCTACATCTGCCCGGCGGGCAAGGAATTGGTTCAGTTCCGCCGCACCTACGCGACGCCCCGATCGGGCATCACCAGTGAAGGCACCCGGCTTTATCGGGCCAGCAAGAAGGACTGTGATGTGTGCGATCTGAAGCAGCGCTGCTGCCCGAATGCAGTTGCTCGCAAGGTGCCGCGTGATCTCAACGAAGATGCCCGCGATGTGGCCAGAGCAATTGCCGCCACACCCGCTTACGAGCGTTCCCGGCATCGCCGCAAGAAGGTCGAGATGCTCTTCGCTCACCTCAAACGCATTCTCCGGATGGCGCGTTTGAGGCTGCGAGGTCCATGTGGTGCGCGAGACGAATTCCTGCTTGCAGCAACCGCCCAGAACCTCAGAAGACTGGCGAAACTCAGACCACAAAGGCCACCACACGGCGTCATTGCCGCATAA
- the fdxB gene encoding ferredoxin III, nif-specific has protein sequence MICSFVTRDGSRWMPKYLTAIDGATCIGCGRCFKVCSREVMHLHGIDDAGEILGVCDGEDDDFDGDLNRMIMVVDHPGRCIGCGACARVCPKNCQTHIGADTIAA, from the coding sequence ATGATATGCTCATTCGTGACCCGCGACGGGTCCAGGTGGATGCCGAAATATCTGACCGCCATCGACGGTGCGACATGCATCGGCTGCGGTCGTTGCTTCAAGGTTTGCTCACGCGAGGTAATGCACCTTCACGGCATCGACGATGCAGGTGAAATTCTCGGCGTGTGCGATGGTGAGGACGATGACTTCGATGGCGATCTCAATCGTATGATCATGGTCGTCGACCACCCAGGCCGCTGTATCGGCTGCGGGGCCTGCGCCCGCGTCTGCCCCAAGAATTGCCAGACTCATATCGGGGCGGACACGATTGCCGCATGA
- a CDS encoding tryptophan halogenase family protein, which yields MGWLAAIELRRVFEPDVDVAVIETPELFSFGLGEGGALNLVDTLCRNQLDLDIFVGEAGATYKLGVLYDNWRGGGISDRYYRLFCGPGVPEIEWRVDGFFPLLSARIAMGEDLHTCVPGFDAIARHASQQDIERLLATGQSGLCPSYHFDAEAFERYLKRVGLSRGITAHASAVCGMRLDERGYVRSLHLGGEQLEVDFVIDASGFARLGLGSVFGTRWRSFANTLPTDRAITFDLEPSEMCPDPVTRSTAMKAGWMWEVPLNRKITAGYVFSSRHADHAIAVAEVEHRLGHRVQPKHLLSLDQGYFETAWVNNLVALGTASGFVEPLDAALATHTFEQLRNIGRVLTNGGGVVPAHTIEAYNSANARSWTGVRDFLRLHYDCKRNDAPFWRDIAAAELPEGYAELRACFHKRTPRWIDIQPYVGSGWHALFHQLDWISVAAPLGVVPATAARAELRRLSADIVEKLGIADAWDA from the coding sequence GTGGGCTGGCTTGCCGCTATTGAGCTACGCCGGGTCTTCGAACCAGACGTGGATGTCGCAGTCATAGAGACTCCGGAGCTATTTTCATTCGGCCTTGGGGAGGGCGGCGCGCTCAATCTCGTTGATACGTTGTGCCGTAATCAGCTCGACTTGGACATTTTCGTTGGTGAAGCCGGCGCCACGTACAAGCTTGGAGTGCTCTATGACAATTGGAGAGGTGGAGGAATTTCAGATCGGTACTATCGTCTGTTCTGCGGACCGGGCGTCCCGGAAATCGAATGGCGCGTCGACGGCTTCTTTCCTCTGCTGTCGGCGAGAATCGCGATGGGCGAGGACCTTCACACTTGCGTTCCAGGATTCGACGCAATCGCAAGGCACGCGTCGCAGCAGGATATCGAGCGATTGCTGGCGACCGGCCAGTCCGGCCTTTGTCCATCCTACCACTTTGACGCTGAGGCTTTCGAGCGGTACCTGAAGCGAGTCGGATTGAGCCGTGGGATCACTGCCCATGCGAGCGCTGTATGCGGGATGAGGCTGGACGAGCGGGGGTATGTGCGGTCCTTGCATCTCGGCGGCGAACAACTGGAGGTCGACTTCGTGATCGATGCGTCGGGATTTGCCAGATTGGGGCTCGGCAGTGTTTTCGGTACACGCTGGCGGTCTTTCGCAAACACTTTGCCGACCGATCGTGCGATCACTTTTGATCTTGAGCCGTCAGAAATGTGCCCCGATCCCGTAACCCGTTCGACTGCCATGAAGGCCGGATGGATGTGGGAGGTCCCACTGAATCGCAAGATCACTGCGGGATACGTGTTCAGTAGCAGACATGCGGATCATGCCATTGCAGTCGCAGAGGTCGAGCACCGCCTTGGACACCGCGTCCAGCCGAAGCACTTGCTTTCGCTCGATCAAGGCTATTTCGAAACGGCGTGGGTCAATAACCTTGTGGCACTCGGAACGGCGTCCGGTTTTGTAGAGCCGCTGGACGCAGCGCTTGCGACCCACACGTTCGAACAGCTAAGGAATATAGGACGCGTTCTCACCAACGGAGGTGGGGTCGTGCCTGCTCACACAATCGAAGCTTATAACAGCGCTAACGCGCGCTCGTGGACAGGAGTTCGAGACTTCCTGCGGCTGCACTATGATTGCAAACGAAATGACGCACCGTTCTGGCGAGATATTGCGGCAGCCGAGTTGCCAGAAGGCTATGCCGAGCTGAGGGCCTGTTTTCACAAACGGACACCTCGTTGGATCGATATTCAACCCTATGTCGGAAGCGGGTGGCACGCGTTGTTTCACCAGCTTGATTGGATATCCGTGGCGGCTCCTCTCGGCGTCGTGCCGGCGACGGCTGCCCGAGCAGAGCTACGTCGGCTTTCGGCGGATATTGTTGAAAAACTTGGCATTGCCGATGCTTGGGACGCGTGA
- a CDS encoding exopolysaccharide production repressor protein produces the protein MRFAVFHRALWLLLCTNAIAVYFASHSIRRLIVSTLAFSLLLQLAYFGSVLFLLWRARRAEHLSFSRQERPAIDQ, from the coding sequence ATGCGCTTCGCAGTCTTTCATCGCGCCCTATGGCTGTTGCTATGCACCAACGCCATCGCGGTATACTTTGCCTCGCATTCCATTCGCAGATTAATCGTCAGTACACTAGCGTTCTCGCTGCTTCTTCAGCTCGCTTATTTCGGGAGCGTGCTTTTTCTGCTCTGGCGGGCACGCAGGGCTGAGCACTTAAGCTTTTCGCGACAAGAACGGCCCGCAATTGATCAGTAG
- the nifK gene encoding nitrogenase molybdenum-iron protein subunit beta — protein MPQSAEKILDHAPLFREPEYRRMFAEKKLNFECSHPEQIVTDQSEFTKSWDYREKNLAREALVVNPAKACQPLGAVFAAAGFERTMSFVHGSQGCVAYYRSHLSRHFKEPSSAVSSSMTEDAAVFGGLKNMVDGLANTYTLYDPKMIAVSTTCMAEVIGDDLHGFIENAKSEGAVPPEFDVPFAHTPAFVGSHVDGYDSMVKGILEHFWKGKERTTAAGTINIIPGFDGFCVGNNRELKRLLNLMGVSYTFIQDASDQFDTPSDGEFRMYDGGTKIKDVRRAFNAEATVSLQHYNTRRTLEYCEQVGQATASFHYPLGIKATDEFLMKVSKISGKEIPEAIRLERGRLVDAMADSQSWLHGKKYAIYGDPDFVYAVARFVMETGGEPTHCLATNGTSAWEAEMKELLGCSPFGKDAQVWAGKDLWAMRSLLFTEPVDLLIGNSYGKYLERDTGTPLIRLMFPIFDRHHHHRFPLMGYQGGLRVLTAILDKIFDKLDRDTMQPGVTDISYDLTR, from the coding sequence ATGCCGCAATCGGCCGAAAAAATTCTCGACCATGCTCCCCTGTTCCGCGAGCCGGAATACAGGCGAATGTTCGCGGAGAAGAAGCTAAACTTCGAATGCTCACATCCGGAACAGATCGTTACTGATCAAAGCGAATTCACCAAAAGCTGGGATTATCGCGAGAAAAACCTCGCCCGCGAAGCTCTCGTGGTGAACCCCGCTAAAGCCTGCCAGCCGCTCGGCGCCGTGTTCGCGGCGGCGGGATTCGAGCGGACCATGTCCTTCGTCCACGGCAGTCAGGGCTGCGTTGCCTATTACCGTTCACATCTATCGCGGCATTTCAAAGAGCCTTCATCGGCCGTTTCGTCCTCGATGACGGAGGATGCGGCGGTGTTCGGCGGTCTGAAGAACATGGTCGACGGGCTCGCCAATACTTACACTCTCTATGATCCGAAGATGATTGCCGTCTCTACCACCTGTATGGCGGAGGTCATTGGTGACGATCTGCATGGTTTCATTGAGAACGCCAAGAGCGAAGGCGCAGTCCCTCCCGAATTTGACGTGCCATTCGCTCACACGCCCGCCTTCGTCGGCAGCCACGTCGACGGCTATGACAGCATGGTCAAAGGCATCCTGGAGCACTTCTGGAAAGGCAAGGAGCGCACGACAGCGGCTGGCACGATTAACATCATCCCGGGCTTCGATGGCTTCTGCGTCGGGAACAATCGCGAACTCAAGCGCCTGCTCAACCTTATGGGCGTGTCCTACACCTTCATCCAGGATGCCTCCGACCAGTTCGATACGCCGTCCGATGGCGAATTCCGCATGTATGACGGAGGCACGAAGATCAAAGACGTGAGAAGAGCATTCAATGCGGAGGCGACAGTGTCACTGCAGCACTATAATACTCGCAGGACCCTGGAATATTGCGAACAGGTCGGACAGGCGACGGCGTCCTTCCACTATCCGCTCGGTATTAAGGCTACCGACGAATTCCTGATGAAGGTCTCGAAGATTTCCGGCAAGGAAATCCCTGAGGCAATCCGCCTGGAGCGCGGCCGGTTGGTCGACGCTATGGCAGACAGCCAGTCTTGGCTGCACGGCAAGAAATACGCGATCTACGGCGACCCTGACTTCGTATACGCCGTGGCGCGGTTCGTCATGGAAACCGGTGGCGAGCCAACACACTGCCTCGCCACCAACGGCACCTCAGCCTGGGAAGCCGAGATGAAGGAATTGCTGGGATGCTCACCGTTCGGTAAGGATGCACAGGTGTGGGCGGGCAAGGACCTCTGGGCAATGCGCTCACTGCTTTTCACCGAACCGGTGGACCTGCTGATCGGCAATTCCTATGGCAAGTATCTGGAGCGCGACACCGGAACACCTCTGATCCGGTTGATGTTTCCGATCTTTGACCGGCACCATCACCATCGTTTTCCCCTTATGGGCTACCAAGGCGGACTGCGTGTGTTGACGGCGATCCTCGATAAGATCTTCGACAAGCTCGATCGCGACACGATGCAGCCGGGTGTGACCGACATCTCTTATGACCTCACTCGCTAA
- a CDS encoding nitrogenase component 1, with amino-acid sequence MACMLPQAKSTAINPVKSSQPLGAAFAFLGVDGAVPLFHGSQECTSFALVLLVRHFKETIPLQTTAMEELETILGGEDRLKDAILNSKARAEPQFIAVCTTALVETGDDDTTCDLANIKLKRARELTGTEVVLANAPEALEEGWSKAVTAIVDRIARPGKQKPDPKKVGDIRDLGAATKCRGTGEHMRRPAEALQRLTAEPYVLFESLAGLKNAGRFILLLTTVSGEQAPAKVLRGRMQLQDAMLDGHFHLGGKKIAISAEPDQLLQLSDFFVGMGAKISAAATTTGTSKILQKVPAETVQVGDLCDLERLSAVAHLLVTYSHGRPAAERLAIPLMHAGFPVFDTLGSQHKLTILYQGTRDMIYEVANIMQADQHPPTPDALDPVCNRGL; translated from the coding sequence GTGGCCTGCATGCTTCCCCAAGCCAAATCAACGGCAATTAACCCTGTGAAGTCGTCCCAGCCGCTTGGCGCTGCCTTCGCTTTTCTGGGCGTCGACGGCGCAGTGCCACTGTTCCACGGCAGCCAGGAGTGTACCAGCTTTGCACTTGTGCTGCTCGTGCGGCATTTCAAGGAAACGATCCCGCTGCAGACGACCGCGATGGAAGAGCTGGAGACGATTCTCGGCGGCGAGGATCGTCTCAAAGATGCGATCCTCAATTCCAAAGCGCGTGCAGAGCCGCAGTTTATCGCGGTCTGCACGACGGCACTGGTAGAGACCGGCGACGACGACACCACTTGCGACCTCGCGAACATCAAACTTAAGCGGGCAAGAGAACTTACAGGTACAGAAGTGGTACTCGCCAACGCGCCGGAGGCGCTAGAGGAGGGTTGGTCCAAGGCTGTTACCGCTATCGTCGACCGAATTGCGCGGCCGGGAAAGCAAAAACCCGACCCGAAGAAGGTGGGGGACATACGCGATCTCGGCGCGGCGACGAAGTGCAGGGGCACGGGCGAGCACATGCGGCGACCGGCCGAAGCGTTGCAACGGTTAACCGCTGAGCCTTACGTGCTGTTTGAGTCGCTGGCGGGGCTGAAGAATGCGGGCAGGTTTATCTTGCTGCTTACAACAGTGTCGGGCGAACAAGCTCCGGCGAAGGTCCTTCGCGGCCGCATGCAGTTGCAGGATGCCATGCTCGACGGGCATTTCCATCTGGGCGGCAAGAAGATAGCGATCTCCGCGGAGCCGGATCAACTCCTGCAGCTCTCGGACTTTTTTGTCGGCATGGGCGCAAAAATTTCAGCCGCCGCCACCACCACCGGGACTTCAAAAATATTGCAAAAAGTGCCGGCCGAGACGGTCCAAGTCGGCGATCTTTGTGACCTGGAACGCCTCTCTGCTGTCGCCCACCTTCTCGTGACGTATTCGCACGGCCGTCCAGCTGCAGAGCGTCTCGCCATTCCGCTGATGCATGCCGGATTCCCTGTCTTTGACACGTTGGGCAGTCAGCACAAGCTTACAATCCTGTATCAGGGAACGCGCGACATGATCTACGAGGTTGCCAATATCATGCAGGCTGACCAACACCCGCCGACGCCTGACGCACTTGATCCAGTCTGTAATCGGGGATTGTAG
- a CDS encoding NifX-associated nitrogen fixation protein, giving the protein MTTLADPASIPAVDDGKLLSTPFIKCLVRLIRAQDSYGSWDGKCDTELLAKFIVKEEQRRAIPIIGDPDPYVLWRLDVYYAAVGLSIEARSDLFVSRTMEISAEGFGRVVFTTKRLVVLSKTLRGVHRFGFDTLRKCAKTGTKLVKDAVAVIEAYPDVARA; this is encoded by the coding sequence ATGACAACGTTAGCTGATCCGGCGAGTATCCCGGCTGTCGACGACGGCAAACTCCTTTCCACCCCCTTTATCAAATGCCTCGTGCGGCTGATACGGGCTCAGGATTCCTACGGATCGTGGGACGGCAAGTGCGACACTGAGCTGCTGGCCAAGTTCATCGTTAAGGAGGAACAACGCCGTGCAATCCCAATCATCGGCGACCCCGATCCGTACGTGCTGTGGAGGCTCGATGTTTATTACGCCGCGGTCGGCCTTTCTATCGAAGCGCGCTCTGACCTATTCGTATCGCGGACGATGGAGATCAGCGCCGAGGGTTTCGGGCGGGTAGTATTTACGACCAAGCGGTTGGTCGTGCTGTCGAAGACCCTGCGCGGCGTTCACCGCTTCGGCTTCGATACGCTACGCAAATGCGCCAAGACCGGGACAAAGCTGGTGAAGGATGCCGTCGCAGTCATTGAAGCTTATCCAGACGTAGCGCGGGCGTGA
- the nifE gene encoding nitrogenase iron-molybdenum cofactor biosynthesis protein NifE, giving the protein MLSLSAKIQDAFNEPACENNRSKDAEARKKGCSKPPTPGAAAGGCAFDGAKVVLQPITDVAHLVHAPLACEGNSWDNRGTASSGPMLWRTSFTTDLTELDVVMGHSERKLFKAIREINEAYAPPAIFVYATCVTALIGDDIEAVCKRAAEKFGLPVVPIDAPGFVGSKNLGNKLAGEALLDHVIGTVEPDDAGPRDINILGEFNLSGEFWLVRPLLDKLGIRVRACIPGDARYLDIATAHRAQAAMMVCSTALINLARKMEERWDIPFFEGSFYGVTDTSEALRQIAELVVKKGAEPELISRTEALIAAEEAKAWRRLEAYRPRLQGKRVLLNTGGVKSWSIVHALTELGMEIVGTSIKKSTVDDRERIKQILKNENHMYETMTPRELYSSLAEQNADIMLSGGRTQFIALKAKIPWLDINQERHHAYAGYEGMVELARQIDLAIHNPIWEQVREPAPWEEPLAGQERSGEESASILNLCGKTARHVGEC; this is encoded by the coding sequence ATGCTCTCGCTCAGTGCCAAAATCCAGGATGCCTTTAACGAGCCTGCCTGCGAGAACAACCGCAGCAAGGACGCCGAGGCTCGCAAGAAGGGCTGTTCAAAGCCGCCAACACCCGGAGCGGCAGCTGGCGGCTGCGCTTTCGACGGCGCCAAGGTGGTTCTGCAGCCGATCACTGACGTTGCTCATCTGGTCCACGCACCGCTCGCCTGCGAAGGCAATTCTTGGGACAATCGCGGCACGGCGTCGTCAGGGCCAATGCTGTGGCGCACGAGCTTTACCACTGACCTCACAGAACTCGACGTGGTGATGGGGCACAGCGAGCGGAAGCTTTTCAAAGCGATCCGGGAGATCAACGAAGCATATGCGCCGCCGGCGATCTTCGTCTATGCGACCTGTGTGACGGCACTGATCGGCGACGACATCGAGGCGGTGTGCAAGCGGGCGGCGGAAAAATTCGGCTTACCGGTGGTGCCGATTGATGCGCCGGGCTTCGTCGGTTCAAAGAACCTCGGTAATAAGCTGGCCGGCGAGGCGTTGCTCGACCATGTCATCGGCACGGTAGAGCCGGATGATGCCGGGCCGCGCGACATCAATATCCTTGGGGAATTCAACCTATCCGGCGAATTCTGGTTAGTAAGGCCGCTCTTGGACAAGCTTGGCATCCGTGTCCGCGCATGTATTCCTGGAGACGCGCGCTACCTCGATATTGCCACAGCGCACCGTGCACAGGCAGCTATGATGGTGTGCTCGACCGCTCTCATTAATCTTGCCCGCAAGATGGAGGAACGCTGGGATATTCCGTTCTTCGAGGGCTCCTTCTATGGCGTTACCGACACCTCGGAAGCACTCCGGCAGATCGCTGAATTGGTCGTAAAGAAAGGTGCTGAGCCCGAGCTTATCAGTCGCACTGAAGCGCTGATTGCAGCAGAAGAGGCAAAGGCGTGGAGAAGACTTGAGGCCTACCGCCCTCGTCTCCAAGGCAAGCGTGTTCTTCTCAACACCGGCGGTGTCAAGTCATGGTCGATCGTCCACGCGTTGACGGAGTTAGGCATGGAGATCGTCGGAACATCGATCAAGAAATCGACCGTCGATGATAGGGAGCGGATCAAGCAGATCCTCAAGAACGAGAACCACATGTATGAGACGATGACACCGCGCGAGCTATACTCGAGTCTAGCCGAACAAAACGCTGACATCATGCTGTCGGGCGGTCGCACCCAATTTATCGCGCTTAAGGCAAAAATCCCTTGGCTCGACATCAATCAGGAACGCCATCACGCTTACGCCGGCTATGAGGGCATGGTGGAACTCGCGCGCCAGATCGACCTGGCAATCCACAACCCCATCTGGGAACAGGTGCGCGAACCGGCGCCATGGGAGGAGCCCTTGGCCGGGCAGGAGAGATCGGGAGAAGAAAGCGCAAGCATCCTGAATCTATGCGGGAAGACCGCCCGCCACGTCGGTGAGTGTTGA
- a CDS encoding CCE_0567 family metalloprotein encodes MSDFEELKKQVRKLQSRAGTAKMELHDLAEDLPVNWTEIMAVAERTFHAFAELEAAKKEFAASENSR; translated from the coding sequence ATGTCAGATTTTGAAGAATTGAAAAAGCAAGTCCGCAAGCTGCAGTCGCGTGCTGGAACTGCGAAGATGGAATTGCACGACCTTGCGGAGGATCTTCCGGTCAACTGGACCGAAATCATGGCGGTCGCGGAGAGGACATTCCACGCTTTTGCTGAGCTGGAAGCTGCCAAGAAAGAATTCGCTGCGTCGGAGAATTCACGATGA
- a CDS encoding exopolysaccharide production repressor protein → MLLRTVRSILWLLLSTNALTIYLASQPSQRLIVTTLACLLLLQLAYFGSVLVLVCLAALGKLSKNLRILGLHDENGKHNSHESPNGWWIREIREAPSQDPDRSTQN, encoded by the coding sequence TTGCTTTTAAGAACCGTTCGTTCCATTCTATGGCTGCTCCTGTCTACCAATGCTCTTACAATCTACTTAGCTTCGCAGCCCAGCCAGCGCTTAATTGTTACGACACTGGCTTGTTTGCTGCTTCTTCAACTTGCTTATTTCGGAAGCGTGCTCGTTTTGGTCTGTTTAGCTGCGCTTGGAAAGCTGTCGAAAAATTTGCGCATTCTCGGCCTTCACGACGAGAATGGGAAACACAACTCTCACGAAAGTCCCAACGGCTGGTGGATTCGCGAGATAAGGGAGGCGCCGTCGCAGGACCCGGACCGTTCCACTCAGAACTGA
- a CDS encoding LysR family transcriptional regulator — MRFKGLDLNLLVALDALMNKRSVTAAARSINLSQPAMSAAIARLRTYFGDELFKMQGRELIPTPRAEALAPTVRDVLLHIQFSIISWDMFNPAQSKRRFRVILSDFMTLVFFERVVERVAREAPAVTFELLPLDGDPDELLLRGDIDFLILPDSFMPNAHPKAKLFDETLVCVGCPTNEKLSGQLCLEGFMSIGQVATKLGRSLMPSFEEWLLLEHGFKRRVEVVVPGFSLIPPVLSGTNRIATMPLRLVKHFERMIPLRIVELPLPLPTFTQALQWPALHNRDQASIWLREILLQEASRMVAPP, encoded by the coding sequence ATGCGTTTCAAAGGCCTTGATCTAAATCTTCTCGTTGCGCTCGACGCTCTGATGAACAAACGAAGCGTTACGGCGGCGGCTCGCAGCATCAATCTCAGTCAGCCGGCGATGAGCGCGGCTATCGCGCGGCTACGCACCTATTTCGGCGACGAGTTGTTTAAAATGCAGGGCCGCGAACTTATCCCAACACCGCGTGCGGAAGCGCTCGCCCCTACGGTCCGCGACGTCCTGCTGCACATTCAGTTCTCCATCATTTCCTGGGACATGTTCAACCCAGCCCAATCGAAGCGCCGCTTCAGGGTCATCCTTTCGGATTTCATGACACTCGTGTTCTTCGAGAGGGTCGTGGAGCGCGTGGCCCGGGAGGCTCCCGCCGTCACCTTCGAGTTGCTACCTCTCGATGGCGATCCCGATGAGCTTCTCCTCCGCGGCGACATCGATTTTCTAATCCTACCGGATTCGTTCATGCCGAACGCGCATCCCAAAGCGAAACTGTTCGACGAGACACTCGTGTGCGTCGGTTGCCCCACGAACGAGAAGCTATCGGGGCAGCTTTGCTTGGAGGGATTCATGTCGATAGGACAGGTTGCAACCAAGCTCGGACGTTCGCTGATGCCCTCGTTCGAGGAGTGGTTGTTGCTCGAGCACGGTTTCAAAAGACGTGTCGAGGTCGTCGTGCCGGGCTTCAGCCTGATTCCGCCCGTGCTGTCAGGTACTAACCGTATAGCGACTATGCCCTTGCGGCTGGTCAAGCATTTCGAACGCATGATCCCCCTGCGGATCGTCGAACTTCCGCTGCCACTTCCTACATTCACCCAGGCTCTCCAATGGCCCGCCCTCCACAATAGGGATCAGGCAAGCATCTGGTTGCGCGAGATACTGCTCCAGGAAGCGTCACGTATGGTTGCTCCGCCGTGA